The Primulina tabacum isolate GXHZ01 chromosome 16, ASM2559414v2, whole genome shotgun sequence genome window below encodes:
- the LOC142529023 gene encoding uncharacterized protein LOC142529023: MKYVLVTGGVVSGLGKGVTASSIGVVLKACGLRVTSIKIDPYLNTDAGTMSPFEHGEVFVLDDGGEVDLDLGNYERFLDVTLTRDNNITTGKIFQSVLEKERKGDYLGKTVQVVPHITDAIKNWIESVSVIPVDGKDGPADVCVIELGGTVGDIESMPFIEALRQLFFSVGQDNFCLVHVSLIPVLGVVGEQKTKPTQHSVRELRALGLTPHFLACRSAQPLLESTKQKLSQFCHVPVANILNIHDVPNIWHIPLLLRNQNAHDAILKHLDLLSVSKFPNLQEWTKRAEIFDNLTNSVRIAMVGKYVGMADSYLSVVKALLHACIACSLRPAIDWIAASDLEDDSAESSPEAYAAAWRTLRNAACVLVPGGFGDRGVNGMILAAKYARENRVPYLGICLGLQISVIEIARNVLGLVSADSEEFDDKTPHPVVIFMPEGSKTHMGSTMRLGTRRTLFQTPDCITSKLYHNSEYVDERHRHRYEVNPEMVDILEESGLKFVGRDETGKRMEIMEFSDHPFYVGVQFHPEFKSRPGRPSAVFLGFVMAAVGQLQTYLENPQNGSL, encoded by the exons ATGAAGTATGTTCTGGTAACAGGCGGCGTGGTGAGCGGCCTGGGTAAAGGCGTCACCGCCAGTAGCATCGGCGTTGTGTTGAAGGCTTGTGGCCTTCGTGTCACCTCTATTAAAATTG ATCCTTATTTAAATACGGATGCTGGTACAATGTCTCCATTTGAGCACGGCGAGGTCTTTGTTCTTGATGACGGTGGAGAG GTAGATCTGGATTTAGGTAATTATGAACGGTTTTTAGATGTGACTCTGACAAGGGACAACAATATTACAACAGGAAAGATATTTCAG TCTGTCCTTGAAAAGGAGAGGAAAGGTGATTATCTTGGAAAGACTGTACAG GTAGTCCCTCACATCACTGATGCAATTAAGAATTGGATCGAATCAGTATCTGTTATTCCTGTGGATGGAAAAGATGGCCCTGCGGATGTTTGCGTTATAGAATTGGGAGGAACAGTAG GTGATATCGAGTCAATGCCATTTATTGAAGCTCTGCGACAGTTATTCTTCTCAGTCG GACAAGATAATTTCTGTCTGGTTCATGTTAGTCTTATTCCTGTTCTTGGCGTTGTTGGCGAGCAA AAAACAAAGCCCACTCAGCACAGTGTGCGAGAATTGAGAGCATTGGGCTTGACCCCCCATTTTTTGGCTTGTCGTTCTGCACAG CCGTTGTTGGAAAGCACGAAGCAGAAACTGTCCCAGTTTTGTCATGTCCCT GTGGCCAATATTCTCAATATACATGATGTGCCGAACATTTGGCACATACCTCTTCTTCTTCGG AACCAAAATGCACATGATGCCATCCTCAAACATCTGGACTTGCTAAG TGTTTCCAAGTTTCCCAATTTACAAGAATGGACCAAACGAGCTGAGATTTTTGACAACCTAACAAACTCC GTTAGAATTGCAATGGTGGGGAAGTATGTTGGGATGGCAGATTCATATTTATCTGTAGTTAAG GCCCTTCTCCATGCCTgcattgcatgttcgttgagaCCAGCTATTGATTGGATTGCGGCTTCGGATCTTGAGGATGACAGCGCAGAATCG TCACCGGAAGCTTATGCAGCTGCTTGGAGAACTCTTAGG AATGCTGCATGTGTCTTGGTTCCTGGTGGGTTTGGAGATCGTGGGGTGAATGGAATGATCTTGGCTGCCAAATATGCGAGAGAGAATAGAGTTCCATATCTTGGGATTTGTTTAGGCCTGCAGATTTCTGTGATTGAGATAGCGAGAAAT GTTTTGGGATTAGTAAGCGCAGATAGCGAAGAGTTTGATGATAAGACACCCCACCCTGTGGTGATTTTCATGCCAGAG GGTTCAAAAACACACATGGGGAGCACAATGAGACTTGGTACCCGTAGAACATTATTCCAAACTCCAGATTGCATAACATCGAAGCT CTACCATAATTCAGAGTATGTGGATGAGCGGCATCGGCACAGATATGAG GTGAATCCAGAGATGGTCGATATTTTGGAAGAATCTGGCTTGAAATTCGTGGGGAGAGACGAAACTGGGAAGCGAATGGAG ATTATGGAGTTTTCAGACCATCCATTTTACGTGGGGGTTCAGTTCCATCCAGAATTCAAGTCAAGGCCAGGGAGGCCCTCGGCTGTATTCTTAG GTTTTGTCATGGCGGCAGTTGGACAGCTGCAAACTTATCTTGAAAATCCTCAGAATGGAAGCTTGTAG